The segment ATTCAGTAAATAGTTACAGAACTTATAAAATACCTAGGGTACCcacagcaccttttgacattggctcaCATAGCAAAAATCACTTGTGAACAAGCTTTTGCACAGGGTTAGACCATCCTGACACGTGGACACACACCACAAAGCAACACACTGGGTGATATCGCTACAGAGTGGGGATCTTTTTGATGAATTCATGTAACAAAAAGCCACTAGTGTCATCAGCACACACTCTCCCACTCTCCACCGGAAGCAgccagacagcacagacagcacCCGGACAGCAgccagacagcacagacagcacacagacagcacagacagcagccagacagcacagacagcacagaaagcagccagacagcacagacagcagCCAGACCGCACAGACAGCACAGGCAGCAgccagacagcacagacagcacacagacagcacagaaagcagccagacagcacagacagcagCCAGACCGCACAGACAGCACAGGCAGCAGCcagacagcacacagacagcagCCAGACAGCACAGCAgccagacagcacagacagcagccagacagcagccagacagcacagacagcagccagaaagcacagacagcagccagacagcacagacagcacagagAGCACAGAGACAGCAGGcagacagcacacagacagcagccagacagcacagacagcacacagacagcacagacagcagCCAGACAGCACAGCAgccagacagcacagacagcacATACAGCACAGACAGCAGCCAGACAGAACAGATAGCAGCCAGACAACACAGACAGCAgccagacagcacagacagcatagacagcacagacagcatagacagcacagacagcacacagacagcacagacagcagccaaacagcacagacagcacagacagcagccagacagcacagacagcacacagacagcacacagacagcacagacagcagccagacagcacagacagcagccagacagcacagacagcagccagacagcacagacagcagccagacagcacagacagcacagacagcacagatagcagccagacagcacagacagcagccagacagcacagacagcagcgagacagcacagacagcagCCAGACCGCACATACAGCACAGAcagcagccagacagccagacagcagccagacagccagacagcacaGATAGCAGCCAGATAGCAgccagacagcacagacagcagccagacagcacagacagcagccagacagcacagacagcagccagacagcacagacagcacagacagcagccagacagcacagacagcacagacagcagccagacagcacagacagcacagaaagcacagacagcagccagaaaacacagacagcacagacagcacagacagcacagacagcacagacagcacagacagcagccagaaagcacagacagcacagacagcacagacagcacagacagcacagacagcacagacagcagccagacagcacagacagcacagacagcagccagacagcacagacagcacagacagcagccagacagcacagacagcagccagacagcacagacagcagccagacagcacagacagcagccagacagcacagacagcacagacagcagccagaaagcacagacagcacagacagcagCCAGAAAGCACAGACAGCTcagacagcacacagacagcagccagacagcacagacagcagccagacagcacagacagcacagacagcacagacagcacacagacagcagccagacagcacagacagcagccagaaagcacagacagcagccagaaagcacagacagcacagacagcacagacagcacacagacagcagccagacagcacagacagcagccagaaagcacagacagcacagacagcagCCAGAAAGCACAGACAGCCTAGACAGCAGCCAGAAAGCACAGACAGCTcagacagcacacagacagcagCCAGAAAGCACAGACGGCACAGACAGCAGCCAGAAAGCACAGACGGCACAGACAGCAGCCAGAAAGCACAGACGGCACAGACAGCAGCCAGAAAGCACAGACAGCACATACAGCAGCCAGAAAGCACAGACAGCTCAGACAGCAgccagacagcacagacagcacacagacagcacagacagcacagacagcagccagacagcacagacagcacagacagcacacagacagcacagacagctcagacagcacacagacagcatTGTGCTGtctgactgggtggccgagtggtaacgcacttgcgcttggaagcgagaggttgcgagttcgaccctgggtcagggcgttagcaattttctccccccctttcctaacctaggtggtgggttcaagtgctagtctttcggatgagacgaaaaaccgaggtcccttcattggggtgtgcacgttaaagatcccacgattgacaaaagggtctttcctggcaaaactgtataggcatagataaaaatgtccaccaaaatacccgtgtgacttggaataataggccgtgaaaagtaggatatgcgccgaaatggctgcgatctgctggtcgatgtgaatgcgtgatgcattgtgtaaaaaattccatctcacacggcataaatagatccatgcgccttgagtccgagtctggagatacgcgcgcgatataagacttcatgtaacatataacataacagacagcacagacagcagccagacagcacagacagcacagacagcacacagacagcacagacagcacagacagcacagacagcacagacagcagccagacagcacacagacagcagccagacagcacacagacagcagccagacagcacagacagcacagaaagcacagacagcacacagaaagcacagacagcacacagaaagcacagacagcacagacagcacagacagcacagacagtAGCCAGAAAGCAAggacagcacacagacagcacagacagcacagacagcacagacagcacagacagcagccagacagcacagacagcagccagaaagcacagacagcacagacagcagccagacagcagccagacagcacagacagcacagacagcagccagacagcagccagacagcacagacagcagccagacagcacagacagcagccagaaagcacagacagcacacagacagcacagacagcagccagacagcacagacagcacagacagcacagacagcagccagaaagcacagacagcacagacagcagccagaaagcacagacagcagccagaaagcacagacagcacacagacagcagccagaaaacacagacagcagccagaaagcacagacagcacagacagcacagacagcagccagaaagcacagacagcacacagacagcacagacagcacagacagcacacacacagcacagacagcagccagacagcacagacagcagccagacagcacagacagcacagacagcacacagacagcacagacagcacactgacagcacacagacagcacagacagcagccagacagcacagacagcacagacagcacacagacagcacagacagcagCCAGACAGCAAGGACAGCACAGACAGCAGCCAAAaagcacagacagcacagacagcagccagaaagcacagacagcacagacagcagccagaaagcacagacagcacagacagcagccagaaagcacagacagcacagacagcacCCAGACAGCAGCCAGAAAGCACAGACAGCAgccagacagcacagacagcagccagaaagcacagacagcagccagaaagcacagacagcacagacagcacagacagcagccagaaagcacagacagcagccagaaagcacagacagcacacagacagcagccagacagcacagacagcacacagacagcacagacagcacagagACAGCAGCCAGGCAATTGAttgttggtacgtgtccaagtgtCCCATCCAAAAAGCCTGAcagtcagatctgagatgcgagccgaactgttttcacgggcaATACTGTGTCTTTAACAATGCTGTGTTTTTAACAATACTGTGTCTTTAACAATGCTGTGTTTTTAACAATGCTGTGTCTTTAACAATGCTGTGTTTTTAACAATGCTGTGTTTTTAACAATGCTGTGTTTTTAACAATACTGTGTCTTTAACAATACTGTGTCTTTAACAATACTGTGTCTTTAACAATACTGTGTCTTTAACAATACTGTGTCTTTAACAATACTGTGGTTTTAACAATACTGTGTCTTTAACAATACTGTGTCTTTAACAATGCTGTGTTTTTAACAATGCTGTGTCTTTAACAATGCTGTGTTTTTAACAATACTGTGTTTTTAACAATACTGTGTTTTTAACAATGCTGTGTCTTTAACAATGCTGTGTCTTTAACAATGCTGTGTTTTTAACAATACTGTGTTTTTAACAATACTGTGTTTTTAACAATACTGTGTCTTTAACAATACTGTGTCTTTAACAATACTGTGGTTTTAACAATACTGTGTCTTTAACAATACTGTGGTTTTAACAATACTGTGTCTTTAACAATGCTGTGTCTTTAACAATACTGTGTCTTTAACAATACTGTGGTTTTAACAATACTGTGGTTTTAACAATACTGTGGTTTTAACAATGCTGTGTCTTTAACAATACTGTGTCTTTAACAATGCTGTGTCTTTAACAATACTGTGTCTTTAACAATACTGTGTCTTTAACAATACTGTGTCTTTAACAATGCTGTGTCTTTAACAATACTGTGTCTTTAACAATACTGTGTCTTTAACAATACTGTGGTTTTAACAATACTGTGTCTTTAACAATGCTGTGTCTTTAACAATACTGTGGTTTTAACAATGCTGTGTCTTTAACAATACTGTGTCTTTAACAATGCTGTGTCTTTAACAATACTGTGGTTTTAACAATACTGTGTCTTTAACAATACTGTGTCTTTAACAATGCTGTCTTTAACAATACTTTTAACAATGCTGTGGTTTTAACAATGCTGTGTCTTTAACAATACTGTGGTTTTAACAATACTGTGTCTTTAACAATACTGTGTCTTTAACAATACTGTGTCTTTAACAATGCTGTGTCTTTAACAATACTGTGTCTTTAACAATGCTGTGGTTTTAACAATACTGTGTCTTTAACAATACTGTGGTTTTAACAATGCTGTGTCTTTAACAATACTGTGGTTTTAACAATACTGTGTCTTTAACAATACTGTGTCTTTAACAATACTGTGTCTTTAACAATACTGTGGTTTTAACAATACTGTGTCTTTAACAATACTGTGGTTTTAACAATACTGTGTCTTTAACAATACTGTGTCTTTAACAATACTGTGTCTTTAACAATGCTGTGTCTTTAACAATACTGTGTCTTTAACAATACTGTGTCTTTAACAATACTGTGGTTTTAACAATACTGTGTCTTTAACAATACTGTGGTTTTAACAATACTGTGTCTTTAACAATACTGTGTCTTTAACAATACTGTGTCTTTAACAATACTGTGTCTTTAACAATGCTGTGTTTTTAACAATACTGTGTCTTTAACAATACTGTGTCTTTAACAATACTGTGTCTTTAACAATGCTGTGTCTTTAACAATGCTGTGTCTTTAACAATACTGTGTCTTTAACAATGCTGTGTCTTTAACAATACTGTGTCTTTAACAATACTGTGTCTTTAACAATACTGTGTCTTTAACAATGCTGTGTTTTTAACAATGCTGTGTCTTTAACAATGCTGTGTCTTTAACAATGCTGTGTCTTTAACAATGCTGTGTCTTTAACAATACTGTGTCTTTAACAATGCTGTGTTTTTAACAATACTGTGTTTTTAAcaatactgtgcctttaactgtcaATAAAAGCTACGACGCTCGATCGTCTACGCCAATCAAAAATCGCTAATACATCATTCAaagtaaataagtaaataaaacaaaatcaaggaTAGTTTCTCAAATGTTTGAAATAAAAACATTCGCAAGTGCATCTAATGATGGTCTAATGTCAGGCAAGCaaataatcattattttatttgtatcaTTATAACGATGattatttgttggtttgtgtatTTAGAAACGTAATCAGTCTATTTGCTTCAGGAGTTCGACTCGAGTTTTTACCGTTTTACCTTTTATATTGTTGTGGatcttcttcatcctctctctctttctctctctctctctctctctctctctctctctctctctctctctctctctctctctctctctctctctctctctctctctctctctctctctctcgttgtcttTCAGATCACAATGCAAAGAATGGAGGTAGTAAATGCATACAAGTATTTAGGTATTTATTTTTCTACCAAATTAAGCTTTAATTTTGCTTGTCAAGATCTAGTTGCCAGAGCAAAACGTGCAGTACTGTGTATTATGAGTAATTTGTATAAATTCGATAGATTGTCTTTGGATGTTTTTAtcaagctttttgactcacaagtTCAACCTATTGTTCAGTATGGTGCTGAGGTATGGGGTCTGATGCAGGCAGCAACAGTAGAAAAGGtgcatttgtttgctttaaaacGTTTTTTAGGTGTTGACAGGCGTACTCCTAATGATCTTGTATATGGTGAATTTGGACGTTATCCCATTTACTTAAATTCATATGTACGTTGCATAAGATACTggctgaaactgacaagaatggATGACAGTAGATTACCTCGTAAAGCATATAAGATGTTGTTTTCTCTAGATAGCAGAGGTAAATCTACTTGGGCATCACAGGTACGGTTGTGCCTGTGTCGATATGGTTTTCAGTATGTATGGATTAACCAAGGTGTAGCCTGTATTAATTCGTTTTTGGCATGTTTTAAGCAACGCATTATTGACTGCcggtggcaagagtgggataatcatattcagactagcgaccggtttgcattgtaccgtacctttaagacaacaaatcttgtagaaacatacttgtcaattccagtaaacagacacattttaaatgttttggttaaatttagattgggtatttccagacttgctttacatacagaaaggtataaagctgtaagtgaaaataatttggtctgtcgtttgtgtcaatctagtactgaagatgaattgcattttgttttatgctgccctgcactggaaaatctaagacgtcaatttattccagcaaaattttgtagatgtccttcgaacttcaaacttgcactgttgttgtctgtgaaaaatgaaactatactttgcaatgtagctaagttcttgtatttttcatttaaatgtttagaaaacgctgtttaagcattagtattttatgattatacattgtcttttcttctgttcacttgaaacgacgcgtgtgtggattgctgctgcacacacgctctacttttgtgtaaccagcccccttccgaaaggggctaaggccttaaaggaataaaatcttgttcttgttgttcttgttcttgttcttgttctctctctctctctctctctctctctctctctctctctctctctctctctctctctctctctctctctctctctctcgttgtcttTCAGATCACAATGTTCGAAGTTCTTTCAGTGCAGAACGTGCCTCAACCGCTCTGTTCTGGTTGACTCTTCACTTTTCCTTATTTGCTCAAGAATGCATTAATGTCGGGACAATGATCACCCTCTAATATAAATTGTCTGTGTGCATAAACACCCCCGGTTGCTAGGTGTTGAACCCTGATATATAGACGACCCGGAATAACGGCGTTTCACTATTACCGAGGGTTTGAGATTTAGAAGGGCCAGAACAGACTTCCAGGCGTCAGAAAAGTttccaccatcaccaccatcaccaccatcaccatggCCAAGATCATCCTTGCTTCATCCCTTTGCCTTTCTCTCCTGATTGCAGGTAGGTTGTGCACTCAATGTCAATAAGAAGTCACAAGTAGGTTGTGCACTCAATGTCAATAAGAAGTCACAAGTAGGTTGTGCACTCAATGTCAATAAGAAGTCACAAGTAGGTTCTGAAACGTTTCCATAGTTTCTGTTTTGACAGTTTTGTCAACTACTCGTGTTTTGTATAGCATTATCATTCACCAACATTGCAAAGTGGGTGTCCACTGGCATAGATCCGAGTTCTCATGACATGCACGTTATAAGATGCCTGTTGGACAGAACTTATAACCATGTTCACATTTTACGACTACAATTAGGTCCACGTTTGACATTTCTGGACATCTCTTTGTACCTGCGGATTGTGAAAAACTTGGATGTTTTCTTTATCCACTAGATTTCGAGAAAATACGTTTTTGACCAAAAGCGCTCGTTGCATCACGGCGTAATGAAACAACCACGAATTTCCTTAGCTTCAGACTAAACATTGTTGCATCATATATAACTATTAATTCTTGAAAACCACTAAAATCCGTAACAATTTGGatttacaacaaaaaacatttacTGTCTTATACGGCAATCACGTACATGAATGTGACGTATATTACGGGTTTAAGAAGAGAGCAAGTGAAGTGAGAAggatatataattatgtcaatgGCTAGACAAAACCAACCAGTGGAGTTCACGTTTCATGGAGGTTACTACCGGTAATTACAATCCTTATAATCTTTAAGCCTATGATTAAAGTCCAAACGCAAATACTTCCGGAGACTGTATTTAACTAAACAGATCATGTTGATGTGACCGAGTGCACGAAGCACAAGAATCACCAGTTTGGAccagtcaaacaggattgagatttTAGAGCTAAATTAATATATCTATAAAAACTGCTATGGGTACGCAAAGATTCCCAAGAGCATACCAGGTAACAACAGCAGCcaagaccccatcacaaacagctaCTCAACGGGTGTGCTGTTGTCTACCGACGTACcaaaaagcgtgtgtgtgtcactgagtgtgtgtgtgtgtgtgtgtgtgtgtgtgtgtgtgtgtgtgtgtgtgtgtgtgtgtgtgcgtgcgcctgTCCGTGCGTCCGTATGTGCGTGCAAGCGAGCGAGCGTGCGTACTTGTGACTGTCTGAGTGGTTTCCGGCCACTGAATGTAATTAATCCATTGCACTTCTTTCCGTTGTTGAAGGTGCTGCTGCGGCAAACGATATCGTCGCCGGACAGGTGTGTGTTACGACCGATGATTGCGTGACAACTGCAGTCTGTGAAAACTTCCTTTGCAGTGAGTATAGCTGTCATTTGTGTTTGAATTGAAAGAGGTGTATGAATGCTTGAATGACAAGAAAAACGGAATAAAATAAGTGTTTTTGATCAACAGAGGTACAAATGAACGCTGATACACGCACGaatgcataaacacacacacaaacacacacacacacacacacacacacacacacacacacacacacacacacacacacacacacacacacactcgtctgACCATCACTGACAAAAAGCAGAATTTGTGCACAAACCCTTGCCATTTACTtagtgccctacgtaaagagcgagcaattttcaaagaattaattttgcggattgtgtcagagacaatcggaccgtggtgcgttttggcgctagacctaacttgaaagtttgaaaaaagaaaaacccggaagcagggtcacgcaaggtcgtggttctcgtatcagacgacggtttatgcctatcgccagttcctctgaacaacCAAAAGCCATCGCTATAGTTcgtgtgaaccacagccgtttgtttcgtgcatagtcagaggtacataataacgtgctattgcagataagctcacatcgagtcgcattcaaattactaactgacgactgcattgtgaaaaagggaaactggatcacacgggttcacgatggctcaggggtaagataaaccacgcaaaaataaattctttgaaaattgctcgctctttacggagggcacctaggatgttctcaagcggtgagtgtttaaatgaaagggtgtttgtactgtgtgtaaaagcctgacagtatctgtgatggtttacgggaggcttactgtgcttgAACCACCATCCTGTTTTCTGCAGAGATAAAGGCGGAAGAGGCCTGCGCTAATGCAGATACGGACCCTTACTGCATTGCCAATGCTGAGTGCCCGGCTACAGGAACCAACACAGACAAGTGTACTTGCGAAGACGACTACCCGGCCAGCGAGGATAACACCACGTGTGGTGAGAATGCATATAgagaaaaagcaacgagtgtaaatctggtacgatacagcaagccatgtagtattctgttgatCCTACATattgtacttacgtgtattttactgaaaatgtcctgcagtcgaggcagctaaattgaagacgcttgttttggaacctcgatctcttctaaaccGTCGTgtaatctattacgtcaaatcaaagaaacgtcactctgaaagtgtggcgtgacgtgttagttctaaagatccatcgagggtaattagcgagcgcaatttttgtttctataatgacgtttgtctcggtgactttgacatcataagcagtggaaaaacaggtccttgccagacttgcttgacatgacctcatttacatgatatacacacgtgtgatttgaacgattattatctcacgggtgtctctctcacgtatgtaggataaaccgGGGTAACACCCGGGATCATGCCACTAATGGTTTCAccatgagggcgtaaaacaacaTTATTATCATGCATACGACCTGACACGCAAATCAAGGCGCTTGTAAACCGTTGactttgttctgtgtgtgtgtgtgtgtgtgtgtgtgtgagtgtgtgtgtgtgtgtgtgtgtgtgtgtgtgtgtttgtgtgtgtgtgtttctgcgcgcgcgtgtgtgtgtgtgtatgtgtgtgtgtgtgtgtgtatgtgtatgcatgcatgcgcgtgtgtgtgtgtgtgtgtatgtctgtgtgcgtgtgtgtgtgtgtgtgtgtgtgtgtgtgtgtgtatgtgtgtttgtgtttgtgtgtgtgtgtgtttggttgtgagtgtgtgtttgtttgtttgtttctgtatgtgtgtttgtttgtgtgtgtggtgtatagtatatgtgtgtgtcagtgttaggttgtgcgtgcgtgtgtgtgtgtgtgtgagtgggtgtgtgtgcgcatgagtTTCTATACGCGAGTTTGAACGCGAGATCTGACGCGGAAGGTGGGCATGAAAGAAAAGCGGCACCGAAATGTGTGTAACGTAGACGTTTCTGTTTTAATAAAGCCTGCCCTTACCTGAGCCAAGTCGACTACGTGAAGtttacttcgcgaagctggccgcacgaagcttttgCACTGAGTGTTCTCAAAGACTTAGCGAAGACGACTTCAGTAAAGGAATgtctttacaaacaaacaaaacaaatgcaaAAAATAAAACCCCCAAAATCTCCGTTTTTGCTCCTTTGTACATTTTTTCTGTAAATTCTGTTCAATTCTATTCCCCAACAGGCACCATGGGTATCGCCGCCTCCATGCTGATGGTTGTGGCAACCTTCGTGACGTCACGCTTCCTCTGAACACCGGAACTAAGTCAGAGACAGCTCCTACCACGTGACCGCTTGAACCGGATATGGCTTCTGAACTTTTGATTCATTAATTGTAGGTTTTAAGTGATACACTTTTCTCCTCTTTTCACGCACAACTTTCCATGACTGCTGGAATAATAAGGTTTAAAAACAAGTGTATTGTCAAACTGATTAGACTTATGCACGCCCTTCGCTTTTGTGAAACTTTTATAAGAAATTTAAAAGTACACCAATAACACATTGACTAGATGATTCCTTTCTTTTCATTGAAATTATCACGTTTTGCAGCAAGTAGGCAGCTCTGTTCAAATACAAAGTCGATTtgaattcattttgtttttaatcaacaCAGTTCAAAGATGTATCAAAGGTTGAACACAAAATGACAGACGGATAGTGGGCTAAGAACAGGAGTGACAACATCGATCGTTTTGCAGTATTGTTAACAGTATTTCAGGTGAAAGACAAATCAAGACGACTGTTTAAACATATGATTTGTCGTAtttgtgtcaataacaaacgttccaataacttacatttcttgttttttgatataTGATTTGTCAGTCATATTTTGAAAAGGGACATCAAGTACCAAACCTGGCCATCCCAAAATATTATTGTCGTCGCACGGAGACATAAAATAActtgacaacaaaaacacacacttaaacaatgaaaaaaatgaaagttgtTGAGATGAATGACTTATTGAGCGTTTATATATGCATCAACGTCTGGTTGACGCCAATGATCAGACACATCATGTATTCAAAGAGAGGCAAAGACACGGTGAGTTGGGGATCTATTTGGTCAGGCGAGAACTCTCAAATTCATCTTTCACGCGTGCTCTAAATTTCTCTTTTCtacgtccccctccccccccctccatacCAACCCCCATACATCCACCACCCCCGCTCCCCACCAACCCCCCTCTTTCCCACCCCTACCTCCCTTCTTTCTCTTAACTGGCAGATGATACAAAGTGTCAGGCTCTGTAGATAAAAATGGATGCCCCAAAAACTGTCGCTGAACCTCCCTGTCTGTTGCGGCATTTCCGGTTGTGTGCGCGTCACTTCCGGAATGGGATGCAACCAACGAGAGACCGTCTTCACAGTCCACGTGTTCGTGACCGCTGAGGCCTTTGCATTGACCCTTGGGCTGTTTTAAGAGATTATCTGTGATGGATATTACATAAAGGTGTGCTCTTGGGGGTGTCATTGTCATTGCAATTATAACGTAACCATGCAACGTGATCGTATCTGCCTGTCTCGTTATCGTATGTTGTATACAAaatacattttgttttcagtgcatttttcattgttttgttttttttatcttgtagATGATTCACTCTGCAAGAATAAATATTTCAAAAtattttaagtgtgtgtgtgtgtgtgtgtgtacgtctgtgtgtgtgtgcgtgtgtgtgtgtgtgtgtgtgtgtgtgtgtgtgtgtgtgtgtttgcgtgtgtgtgtgtgcatgtgtgcgtgtgtgagtgcgtgtgtgtatgtgtttgtgtattatatatatatatgtgtgtgtgtgtgtgtgtgtgtgtgtgtgtgtgtgtgtttgcgtgtgtgtatgtctgtgagaaagagggaggggagagCTTTGCCAATTTGAGCAAAGCACCATCACACAAAACCCTCTTCTAAAATATGGAAGAGGAACAGAACGATCAACCATTTTCAAAACCATCTGTATCCTTTTACAGACACGCGTCGCAAACTTTTGAACTCTGACAAGCTGCCGTGCAGCGAATGTTCCTATTTTGTTTCTTAAAACAACACTCCGGCCCTCGACAACTCATTGAGTCAAAGTGTTGACTGGACGTACAAAGCACACACTCGCGACCTTGCAAACTTGCGCAACAGCAGTGAAATAAATACCGCTCTTTCAGGTATGCACGCAACCAAACATTATATATAGGTCACACACGTCCGAGTGCGGTCGATAGCTTGCATATTTTTCCGAGGGTTAATTTTGGGTATTCCCGAGCCTCTGGTGAGGCAATACCTGAGAATCTACCGGAGGGAAAATATTGCCaccccattcccccccccccccccccgccgcaaaaaaaaaatcctacacacacaaaaacacacatatatactgggtttttacttgtatgaccgttttaccccgccattcaggcagccatacgccgcttttcgtgtttctataacccaccaaactctgacatgggtaacctgatcttttccgtgcgcacttggtcttgtacttgcgtgtacacacgaagggggataaggcactagcaggtct is part of the Littorina saxatilis isolate snail1 linkage group LG15, US_GU_Lsax_2.0, whole genome shotgun sequence genome and harbors:
- the LOC138948180 gene encoding uncharacterized protein, whose amino-acid sequence is MAKIILASSLCLSLLIAGAAAANDIVAGQVCVTTDDCVTTAVCENFLCKIKAEEACANADTDPYCIANAECPATGTNTDKCTCEDDYPASEDNTTCGTMGIAASMLMVVATFVTSRFL